The genomic interval TAATGATAACAAGTTTTTGTCATTCTAAATGCTTTCTTTTTATAAGGAAAAAAAGCAGGAGTTTGCTCATGTGTGACGAAATGTATTAATAAGGTGAAATTTCAATTAATTACATTTCCGTATATAGAACGTGTTAAACGGGTGTCCATGCAGAACGTCGCACATCGGGATTTTATCCATCATATATGTAATTGGAGGAGAACATCATGGCAACATTTGAAGATTTCATGGAGCTGGATATGCGTATTGGAACTATTTTGAAGGCGGAACCATTTCCGGAAGCAAAAAAGCCTGCAATTAAATTGGAGATTGATTTTGGTACGGAGATTGGTATCAAACAATCGTCCGCGCAAATCACCAACAGATATGAACCGGATCAGCTAATTGGACGTCAGGTAGTTGGTGTTGTAAACTTCCCGTCGATGCGGATTGCCGGATTCAAATCTGAAGTATTGGTACTCGGTGGTGTACCTGAAGAAGGAGATGTTGTGTTGTTGAAGCCAGATGAACCGGTAGAAAATGGCACAAACATTTCATGATATAATAGGGAAGCATGCGAAAGTTTTTGGCCTCTCGCGCGTATGATCGAGAACGTGCAAGTTGGTATCATTATTTTCAGAAGACGATACGTGGTAATGCTTGGCGCGGGAAAGGAATGGAATAATGGTTGATAATAAAGTCTGTTTATTACAGGAGCTGCAAGCGGAATTGGCTATGAGACTGGTGCAGCATTTGCTAGAAACGGTGCAACGGTTGTTTTGTCTGATAAGAATAAGGACAAAGTGGAACAGGTTGCTAATGAATTGGTAAATGAAGGTTATAGTTGCATTGGCCTCAGATGTGATGTAACCAATGAGGAAGAACTTAAACAAGCGATTGATCAAACGGTCGAAACATACGGCAGGCTGGACGTTTTAATCAACAATGCCGGATTGCAGCATGTGGCATCTGTGGAGGAGTTCCCAACAGAAAAGTTCCAGCTCATAACCAACGTCATGCTTGTCGCGCCGTTTATGGCGACCAAACATGTTTTTCCAATCATGAAAGAACAAGGCTTTGGACGAATTATTAATATGGCCTCAATCAATGGTCTGATCGGTTTTGCTGGCAAGGCTGCTTACAATAGTGCCAAACATGGTGTGATTGGATTAACAAAAGTAACTGCCCTTGAAGGAGCGGAGCATGGCATTACCGTAAACGCTATGTGTCCGGGGTATGTAGATACGCCGCTTGTTCGCAATCAGTTTGAGGACTTGGCGAAAAATCGTAATATCCCAGTGGAAAAAGTGCTTGAGGAAGTACTGTATCCATTGGTTCCGCAAAAACGGTTGCTGCAAGTGCAAGAAATAGCTGATTATACAATGTTCCTTGCCAGTGACAAAGCAAAAGGGGTTACCGGTCAAGCAATCGTCCTGGACGGCGGGTATACGGCGCAATAAAATCATTGGAGGAGAGAAAATGGAAAGTGTACATATTCTGGAAGGGGCGAGAACTCCTTTTGGCACGTTCGGCGGCAGTTTGAAAGATGCTGATCCGACAATACTTGGTGTAACGGTAAGTAAAGAAGCAATCCGGCGTAGTGGGGTGAATGAGGAAGATATCGATTTAACGGTCATGGGCAATGTCATTCATTCCGCCCAAAATGCCCCGTACCTCACGAGACATATCGCACTAAAGGCGGGCATCCCAATGGCAAGTCCGGCGTTGACCGTGAATCGGCTGTGCGGTTCAGGGCTGCAATCTGTTGTTTCTGCTGCCCAGTCAATCACGCTGGGTGATGGTGATGTCGCACTGGCCGGTGGTGTGGAAAACATGAGTCTGGCACCTTATGCATTGCGAGGGAGTCGGTTCGGAACAAAATTGAAAACACCACAAATTGATGACATGCTCTGGGCAACGCTAACAGATGAATACATCGGCGCTGGTATGGGTGTTACAGCAGAAAACTTGGCAGCAGCGTATTCTATTACGCGTCAGGAACAGGATGCGTATGCAACTTTAAGCCATCAGCGTGCGGCAGAAGCAAGAAATAATGGAACGTTCAGCGAAGAGATTACCCCAGTCGAACTAACTACTAGAAAGGGAACTGTAACGGTTGATACGGATGAACATATCCGGGAAGATACGACCGTTGATAAACTTGGTAAGCTGAAACCTTCGTTTAAACAGGATGGCACTGTCACCGGCGGAAATGCCAGTGGAATTAATGACGGTGCGGGAGCTGTGGTTATCGCAGGGGGGAGGATACGTGCAGCGACACGGGCTCAAGTCTGTTGCGAAAATTGTTTCTTACGGCATTGCAGGGGTGGATCCGTCCATGATGGGCATTGGTCCGGTCCCGGCTATGAAACAAGCTCTTACAAAAGCAGGAATGACGTTCGATGATATGGACCTGATTGAAGTAAATGAAGCATTCGCTGCCCAGTATCTGGCTGTCGAAAAGGAATTAGGGCTGGACCGTGATAAGGTTAACGTTAATGGTGGAGCTATTTCTCTTGGCCATCCTATTGGTGCTAGTGGAACGAGAGTATTGTACACCTTAATAAGAGAGCTGAAACGGCGGAATCAAAAATATGGCATAGCTTCTCTCTGTATCGGAGGAGGACAAGGAATTGCCATGGTTGTAGAAGTATAATAAGGCCGAATGGTCATTTGTAGATGGTGCGGTTGTTGCCTGTTGGGGCAGCGACGGCACCCTTTTTTTAAAAGTCCTTTATCTCCCGCGACGTGCAGGCGCAGTCCGTACGTCGCTACGACGCACAGGACGTCGCGTTCTTAGTCTGCAAGGACGCTTGCGCCTTTGTTCTCCATCTAGTAGTTTTTGACTTTATTGACTATTGCATTAAAATTCAAGTAAATTCCTGCTATAATGGAATAGAATGGAGGTTGGACATGCGAATTAACGTAACAAGTGTATTTGTAGATGATCAGGATAAAGCGCTTCAATTCTATACAGATGTTTTAGGTTTCCAGAAAAAGAGGGATATGCCGGTTGGTGATGGTGAATTTAAATGGCTTACCGTTATATCACCGGAAGATCCGGGTGGGGTTGAATTGCTTCTGGAGCCAAATGATAACGAAGCGGCTAAAACGTATCAACAGGCCATTTATGAACAAGGGATTCCCGCTATATCGTTCGTTGTGGATGACATTTGGGCGGAATATGAACGAATGAAAAACAGAAATGTGAACTTCATAGTTGAGCCAACCGATTCCGGGCCGGTGACATTTGCCATTTTCGATGACACATGCGGAAATCTGATTCAATTATCACAGGCCAGGTAAGCAAGTGTCTTCTAATAACGTCAGAAAATATAAAATATGGATAACCTTATAAGAAATCTTCCGCGTTCTCTATAGGGCGCGGCTAGGCCTGAGTTTTTCTAATAATAAAGGGGGAGCATGTTTATGCAGGATACAGCAAAACGAATGGAGTTAGTGGAAGCATTGCAGAAAGTGCTGGCAGCGGACCGTGTGACGATGAATGAAACCATACTCGAGCAGCACAGCTCGGACGAATCTTATCATAAAGCCCATTTGCCTGATGTTGTCGTGTTTCCGGAAAACACTGCAGAAGTAAGCGAGATTATGAAGTTGGCCACTTACTTTGATATGCCTGTTGTGCCTTATGGCTATGGATCCAGTCTGGAAGCCAGTGTCATCCCGCACCAAGGTGGTATCACGATTGATTTTGCCAACATGGCTAGTGTTTTGGAAGTACGAGAGAATGACTTTTTGGTCAGGGTGCAGCCAGGTGTGACACGGTCGCAACTGGAGAAGGAATTAAAAAAATACGGTCTGTTTTTTACCGTCGATCCCGGGGCAGATGCGACACTAGGCGGTATGGCTGCAACAAATGCAAGCGGAACAACATCGGTTAAATATGGCATCATGCGTGACCAGGTTCGTGATTTGGAAGTTGTACTGGCGGATGGGTCTATCATACATACCGGCAACCTTGCAGAGAAATCGTCGTCCGGGTATAATTTGAACGGACTTTTCGTTGGCTCGGAGGGTACGCTTGGCTGCTTTACCGAACTGACGTTAAAAGTGACGGGAATTCCGGAACACATCATGGCTGCCAGGGCTGAGTTCTCTACGGTTGATGATGCGGTCAATGCTGTTATCACCATCATACAGGCGGGGATTCCGATTGCCAGAGTAGAATTAGTTGATGAAGAAGCCATCAGACAAATGAATGTATACAGTGATACTACTTATCGTGAAGTCCCTACCTTATTTCTGGAGCTCCATGGAAATGAAGCAGGCTTGCAGCATGATGTCCAATTTATGGAAGAGATTGTGACGGATATGAATTGCCGGCAGATCGAGTTTGAGACAGATACAGCCGCCCGTAATAAGCTTTGGGAGGCTAGGCACCATGCCGCATATGCGTTTATTCACAATCATCCGGGCAGAAAACAGATGGTTACCGATGTCTGTGTACCGATTTCCGAGCTGGCCGGAGCGGTGAAAGATGCGCGTAAGGCGGTTGAGGCATCAGGTCTTTCCGGGGGAATTGTCGGCCATGTTGGTGATGGTAATTATCATATTCTGCTCATGCTTGACCCGAATGACTCCATCGAGGTTGAAAAGGCAAATAAAGTCAACGAGCAAATAGTTGGATATGCTTTGGAACGTGGAGGTACATGCACTGGAGAACACGGCGTTGGTACCGGCAAACAAAAATATCAGAAACAGGAACATGGTGATGCACTTCTAGTAATGCGAAAAATTAAACGCGCACTAGACCCGGATGATATTTTAAATCCTGGGAAGATTATCGAGTAGCTACGCAAAATTGAGCGTGTCATTACTACACTTGGATTCGGCCGGCAGATCAAAAGAAAATCAATTTGTATCAATTTTTCGTATAATTTGTTAAAATAAAAGAGAGTGGTCTACCAATTAAATGGGGATGATACATTGAGTAATTTGTTAGCCAATTATGCATGGTATGAACTGGTGGGGTTGGTCACACTGGTAGTCGCGGTGCTGCTCTGTTATTGGTATATCAACACAATTATTAAAGCACCTCATTACAATGTGACAAACAAGCAGAAGACGTATTTTTTTATAGCAGTTGGTTTGTTTTACCTTGTGAAAGGAACGCCGTTTGATGTCATTGCAGATGATTATTTGATCAGTGCGCTTGTGCTGCAGCTGTCTGTCATGTCCTTTGTTGCAGTCCCGCTTTTCATCCTGAGTTTGCCGGTTGAGTATTTGTCCGTATTTTTCTGGCGCTATAAACGTGCAAAAATTGCTAGGATGATATTTGCTCATCCCTGGCCACTAGCGGTTGTGTTTAATGGGCTAGTTACGTTGTTCCTTATTCCATCGATTTTTGATATCATTCACGCCAACGCTTGGCTGCAATTTCTCTATGAAGTTCTGTTAGTTACATTCGCTTTTCTGACGTGGTGGATTATCATTCAGCCATCCAGAGATATAGCCGACCACAGTTATTTTATGCGGGTCGCGTACGTATTTTTTACAGCTCTATTTCTAATGCCGATTGGTATTTTTCTACTGGTCGTACAAGATCCACTTTATACAGCTTACATGGACGTGGCAGGCGAACTGCTCCCGGCACTGTCCGCTGTTTATGACCAGCAATTGGCAGGTGCGCTGCTAAAAGTCCTTCAGTTGTCCAGTTACTCATTTGCCTTGTTTTATCTGTTGAAAATGTGGGGATTGAATGAGTGGGAAAATGAAGGGGAAGTTGATGATGATAAACGCGTTGTACAGGGCATCGTAATTCAATTGAACGACCGCAACAAACGGAAAAAGGGAAGAAAACGATAAGGAAAATAATGCTTTATACAAACAGCTTGCAGCGGTTTTCGGCAAGCTGTTTTTTCGTTGTTGGAAAATGATAGACTTCAGTTACTGTGGACAGCAGAAGTACCAAATCCAGCCGCACCCAGCTTCGATACATCAACGGATAAGGGTTGAACATCGACGGATTAGCGGCACACATCAACGGATTAGGGTGGAACATCGACGGATTAGCGGCACACATCAACGGATTAGGGTTGAACATCGACGCTTTAGCGGTACACATCAACGGATAAGGGTGGAACATCGACGGATTAGCGTCACACATCAACGGATAAGGTAGGAACATCAACGCTTTAGCGGTACACATCAACGGATTAGGAAGGAACATCAACGCTTTAGCGGTACACATCAACGGATTAGGAAGGAACATCGACGGATTAGCGGCACACATCAACGGATAAACGGTGAGGATCAACGGACCGTACTTCAGAAGGTTGCAGTCATGGCAGGTAGGTGTTGACGGTGAATTAACGGGCCTGATCAGCACCGTTCTGGAAACGACACGAAAGAACACACTGATTAAGCACCAATGTGTTCTTTTTCTTGACTGGTATCAATGTAACTTCTTGATGTTCTCTCTTTATAGAGGTATTGTGTCCGACGGATGTTCATGTTTAATAAGACATCAAGTTGCTGGCTGCATTTGATGGTTCGTCGGTCTGCTAACCCGTACTTTTCGCCGAGTTTAATCATTTCTTTTCTTTTTTTAGAAATCGCTATCCGCAGTGCAGGCATAATTACATACTTCCCTTCAATGTACTGATATGTATATAGATAACATGAGTCGTTTGTCTTAGAAGCACACGAAAACTATTATGTCTATTCATACATAAAAATGCAAGTTGTTCAGCAAACAAAGTCAAAAGAATACATAACTCGACAAAACATTTTTTTATCATGTTTCGCTAAACTGCGTGGGTAAACAAGCTGTAAGGCCCAATGGCAATGGCTTTAATGGTTTCGTGATGAATCGACGCTTCCAAGTTGCCCCAGCTGATTGGTGCTCAAGTCCTAGATGTTGGGAATGTATTTACATACTAATTTAAAGAATAACTGGCAATTTTCGGCATACAAGAAAAAAGCTGCCTGAATTGGCGCACAGGCAGCTTTGCTTTAATTATTTTGCGAGAACATCGTCAACGGATTGAAAATCAAAGCCAAGGTCATGTGCGACTGCTTCATATGTTATTTTGCCGTTTAGGACGTTGACGCCGGTTTTGATAGCCTGACTGTCGGTAATTGCCTTTTCTACACCCTTATTGGCGAGTTGTAGAGCATAAGGAATCGTTACGTTTGTCAGTGCAATAGTCGCTGTACGTGGAACAGCACCAGGAATGTTTGCTACAGCGTAATGTAGTACACCATGCTTTTCATAAATCGGATCATCATGTGTTGTGATATGGTCAACAGTTTCGAAGTTTCCGCCCTGGTCGATGGCTACGTCAACAACCACGGAACCTGGCTGCATAGATTTAACCATGTCCTCTGTTACCAACTTAGGCGCTTTTGCTCCCGGTATTAGTACGGCACCGATGACCAAGTCTGAATCTTTAACCGATGCAGCGATATTGGCTGGGTTAGACATTAGTGTTTGCACACTTCCGCCAAATATATCTTCCAGCTGACGTAACCGGTCTGGATTTAAGTCGAGAATAGTAACGTCTGCACCAAGACCTAACGCAATTTTTGCAGCGTTGGTACCAACCATGCCGCCGCCGACAACGGTGACTTTTCCACGGCTCACTCCAGGAACACCGCTTAGCAGAACGCCTTTACCACCTTTTGCTTTTTCAAGGTATTGTGCACCAAGCTGTGATGCCATCCGACCTGCTACTTCACTCATTGGTGACAGCAGTGGCAGCGTATTGTTGACGGTAATTGTCTCATAGGCGATGGCTGTAACACCTTTTTCGGATAGCGCCTTTGCCAGTTCAGGCTCGGCGGCCAGGTGAAGATAAGTAAAGAGAATTAGGCCTTCACGGAAGTAATCGTATTCGGATGGGAGTGGCTCCTTGACTTTCATAATCATATTCGCCTTTCCCCATACGTCTGAAGCGCTTCCAGAAATTTCAGCACCAGCTGATTTATATTCGTCGTCAGTGAAACTGCTTCCGACACCAGCATTGGTTTCAACGAGCACAGTGTGTCCGGCATTCACCAGGTTATCAACCCCGGCTGGTGTGATTGCAACACGGTTTTCATTATTCTTGATTTCTTTAGGTACACCGATAATCATTATAACTTCCTCCTAACAAATAAATTCTACAATTATTATACCCCTTTTAGATAAACGATTCATTAGTTGGAAACCAAAAAAGAGCAGGGCTGTTTGTTAACATTCACAAATAGCCCTGCTTCAATCATTTATTTTTTCAATTAATAAATCTAAGTATAGTGTAATTTTTTGGTTGGTGTCTTTTAAGTCAATTTCTCCAATGTCAGTAATGCGCTTCAACCGATAATTTAGCGTGTTAGTATGGACGTGTATCTGTTTGGCCGCATTGTGAACATTACTGTCACAATCCAGGTATGCATGAAGTGTTTTTACTAGCGCGGAGCCGTTTTTCTTGTCATAGGCCCTTAATCGTTCAATCGCGTCGTTTCGGTAATTATCACGATTCCTAATAGCGTTTAGATCTTGTAAAAATTGATATATGCCAAGTTCATGGTAGCCATAGACATGCTGTAATGAATCCGGTAACTGTTCTTTTAGTTCAAGAACCTTCATTGCCTGTCTGTAGCTGTCTTTCATATTTTCGGGTGAGTCGTAAGTGAGGCCGAAACCTCCCTTAACATGACCAATGTTTAGCCTTGCTGTCAACTTTTGTATAAAGTCCTGTATCAATGTTTTCAGTTTATTATTGGGATTGGGCGTGGATTCTAGGTTTACAAGCATAATTAGTTGATTCTCGTTGAAAATCCGGCAAACAGCATACGGTTGATATAATGTTTCAATTAAGTAATAGGCATGTTTTTCAATTGTCGGGGTAATATCGTAACTAATTTCAATCATGGCAATGCACAGGGAATTACCGAATGCTAGGCCAAAGCGTTTAGCTTGTTGGCTGATTTCACCTGGTTGCTGCAAATGGCCGACTAGCAGCTGCCAAAAAAATTCCTGATAGCTTTCCTCGGATTGTTTCTTTTTGAGGTGATGCTGGTGCAACTGATTTTTAACGAGTTTGGCAGCATCTTTCATTAGCGACATTTTTTCATTTGTAATTGTTGTATCATTTGTCTGCGCCCAGATAAAGCCAAGCACGTCATGATGCTTATGGACTGACACGGCAATGCGGTTTCCCAGACCAACCTTTTCAATTGCGGGGACAAAAACGGGGTCATTGCTTTCGAACAAACGTGACATGACACCACTTTCCCAGAGACTCGTAATGACATCTTCCGGTACACTTCTCCGCATAATCGTCGCTATTCTCGCCTCATCAACATTTTTATCATGTTTGCTGTACGAAATAATCCGGTGATTGGCGTCCTCGATAGTAATCGGGCATTCCAGTATTTCTGCAATGCGATCGGCCAGTCCTTCCGGTGAATCCAGTGTATCCCGAGATGTTTTTGAGTAATCGGCAGAATGGCTCATGAATATGTCTCCTTTATTCATGGAATACCCCTCCATCATACCACGGTCTTGTTCGCAAGGAAACTTTAATATTCTGGCGGAGTCATTTGGCACAGAGGAAATTTGCATTATTTTGTGTAATTAAACAAATAATTAACGTTAAGTTTTATCTATTTACTAAACAAAAGGTGAATCTATCGTGGTATACTAAAAATAGTATAAATTTTTCAATGAAAACGTTTTACCATAGTCAACTGGTTATCGGCATCTAAAGGGGGATACGATGAAAAAAATACTACAAATTGCAAGCGCTTTTATTGGAATTATTGTTGGAGCCGGGTTTGCTTCGGGGCAGGAAATTATGCAATACTTCACTAGCTACGGCTACCTTGGGACAATAGGTGCAATCGTTGGAACGGCTTTATTTGCATTTCTTGGGATGACTATCATGAGGGTTGGTACCCGAACACAGGCAGTATCACATAAAGAAGCTGTTTACACAATTAGTGGACGCTATCTCGGGGTGATTGTGGATTATGTTCTCATTTTCACATTATTTGGCGTAGGGGTAGTGATGATTGCCGGTGCGGGTTCGATACCAAGTCAGCAATTCGGGCTACCGTCAGCTTTCGGGATTATTGTGATGACTATTTTGGTTATTG from Lentibacillus cibarius carries:
- the csaA gene encoding chaperone CsaA; amino-acid sequence: MATFEDFMELDMRIGTILKAEPFPEAKKPAIKLEIDFGTEIGIKQSSAQITNRYEPDQLIGRQVVGVVNFPSMRIAGFKSEVLVLGGVPEEGDVVLLKPDEPVENGTNIS
- a CDS encoding VOC family protein codes for the protein MRINVTSVFVDDQDKALQFYTDVLGFQKKRDMPVGDGEFKWLTVISPEDPGGVELLLEPNDNEAAKTYQQAIYEQGIPAISFVVDDIWAEYERMKNRNVNFIVEPTDSGPVTFAIFDDTCGNLIQLSQAR
- a CDS encoding FAD-binding oxidoreductase, with amino-acid sequence MQDTAKRMELVEALQKVLAADRVTMNETILEQHSSDESYHKAHLPDVVVFPENTAEVSEIMKLATYFDMPVVPYGYGSSLEASVIPHQGGITIDFANMASVLEVRENDFLVRVQPGVTRSQLEKELKKYGLFFTVDPGADATLGGMAATNASGTTSVKYGIMRDQVRDLEVVLADGSIIHTGNLAEKSSSGYNLNGLFVGSEGTLGCFTELTLKVTGIPEHIMAARAEFSTVDDAVNAVITIIQAGIPIARVELVDEEAIRQMNVYSDTTYREVPTLFLELHGNEAGLQHDVQFMEEIVTDMNCRQIEFETDTAARNKLWEARHHAAYAFIHNHPGRKQMVTDVCVPISELAGAVKDARKAVEASGLSGGIVGHVGDGNYHILLMLDPNDSIEVEKANKVNEQIVGYALERGGTCTGEHGVGTGKQKYQKQEHGDALLVMRKIKRALDPDDILNPGKIIE
- a CDS encoding cytochrome c oxidase assembly protein; translation: MSNLLANYAWYELVGLVTLVVAVLLCYWYINTIIKAPHYNVTNKQKTYFFIAVGLFYLVKGTPFDVIADDYLISALVLQLSVMSFVAVPLFILSLPVEYLSVFFWRYKRAKIARMIFAHPWPLAVVFNGLVTLFLIPSIFDIIHANAWLQFLYEVLLVTFAFLTWWIIIQPSRDIADHSYFMRVAYVFFTALFLMPIGIFLLVVQDPLYTAYMDVAGELLPALSAVYDQQLAGALLKVLQLSSYSFALFYLLKMWGLNEWENEGEVDDDKRVVQGIVIQLNDRNKRKKGRKR
- a CDS encoding aspartyl-phosphate phosphatase Spo0E family protein, whose amino-acid sequence is MPALRIAISKKRKEMIKLGEKYGLADRRTIKCSQQLDVLLNMNIRRTQYLYKERTSRSYIDTSQEKEHIGA
- the ald gene encoding alanine dehydrogenase produces the protein MIIGVPKEIKNNENRVAITPAGVDNLVNAGHTVLVETNAGVGSSFTDDEYKSAGAEISGSASDVWGKANMIMKVKEPLPSEYDYFREGLILFTYLHLAAEPELAKALSEKGVTAIAYETITVNNTLPLLSPMSEVAGRMASQLGAQYLEKAKGGKGVLLSGVPGVSRGKVTVVGGGMVGTNAAKIALGLGADVTILDLNPDRLRQLEDIFGGSVQTLMSNPANIAASVKDSDLVIGAVLIPGAKAPKLVTEDMVKSMQPGSVVVDVAIDQGGNFETVDHITTHDDPIYEKHGVLHYAVANIPGAVPRTATIALTNVTIPYALQLANKGVEKAITDSQAIKTGVNVLNGKITYEAVAHDLGFDFQSVDDVLAK
- a CDS encoding PucR family transcriptional regulator, with the protein product MNKGDIFMSHSADYSKTSRDTLDSPEGLADRIAEILECPITIEDANHRIISYSKHDKNVDEARIATIMRRSVPEDVITSLWESGVMSRLFESNDPVFVPAIEKVGLGNRIAVSVHKHHDVLGFIWAQTNDTTITNEKMSLMKDAAKLVKNQLHQHHLKKKQSEESYQEFFWQLLVGHLQQPGEISQQAKRFGLAFGNSLCIAMIEISYDITPTIEKHAYYLIETLYQPYAVCRIFNENQLIMLVNLESTPNPNNKLKTLIQDFIQKLTARLNIGHVKGGFGLTYDSPENMKDSYRQAMKVLELKEQLPDSLQHVYGYHELGIYQFLQDLNAIRNRDNYRNDAIERLRAYDKKNGSALVKTLHAYLDCDSNVHNAAKQIHVHTNTLNYRLKRITDIGEIDLKDTNQKITLYLDLLIEKIND